The following is a genomic window from Candidatus Thermoplasmatota archaeon.
TTTGAAGAACCGTCTCAGCTTTTTTGAGTTTTTCACCTGCTTCTCCGACACCGATGTTTACCGTAATTTTTGCAACGTATGGCTGGATCATTTTTGCATGTTGTTTCTTCTGAGGAATCTTTTTTGGAGCTTTTTTTACTTCTGATGTTTTTGCTACGTTTTTCTGCGATGTTGTCATTGTATGGTCACCTCAGGTAAGCTAATCGCTGGTTTGGTTTTTCCAACGGGAAATACGTAGTCTGTGATTGTTGAGAATTCAGTTGCACCCGTCATATATGCAAGATTTGGTTTTGATGAAGGTACAATTTGAATTTCTTTGATATTTGCAAGTTCACCGACATGACTACCGCCGGTAATTAATGCAACCACTCCTCGTTCAAATTTAAAAACATCAGAAACAGTGTTATCTTTCAGATTAAGTTTGAGGACATCGCCAGTTTTATATTCGTCTTTCTCGACCAGCAGATTGCGTCCATCATGGAGATGAATCTGGATTTTTTTCCCTTTGATAATTGATTTATTTTTTATCAGGCAAAGTTTCCATTCTGCATCAATACTTTCAATGGGGACAAGACAGAGTTTTCCATTTCGATCATACATCATCCGAAAATCCTTTTTTAGCTTCGGGATAGACACAACATCCATCAATCCAACTGGAAACTTATGGTTTTTCCGAGGGACACCGTCGACAAGAAGTTCACCATGTGCAACTACTCGTTTTGCTTCTTTGTACGTATCGCAGAGTTTCAGATAATCCCGAGCGATTATTCCAAGTGGAACTGATTGATCAAGAGCATGGGGACCTGGCTGAGCCTTGATAATCCATTTCTTCTCCTTTCGAGGTATTTTTAGTGTTCTTGATGCAGCAAGTCGTTTCAAATGTTTACTCATGC
Proteins encoded in this region:
- a CDS encoding 30S ribosomal protein S4e translates to MSKHLKRLAASRTLKIPRKEKKWIIKAQPGPHALDQSVPLGIIARDYLKLCDTYKEAKRVVAHGELLVDGVPRKNHKFPVGLMDVVSIPKLKKDFRMMYDRNGKLCLVPIESIDAEWKLCLIKNKSIIKGKKIQIHLHDGRNLLVEKDEYKTGDVLKLNLKDNTVSDVFKFERGVVALITGGSHVGELANIKEIQIVPSSKPNLAYMTGATEFSTITDYVFPVGKTKPAISLPEVTIQ